From Sediminibacterium sp. TEGAF015, a single genomic window includes:
- a CDS encoding DUF1801 domain-containing protein encodes MSKDIVQYNKAQTIEDSAICDLLANAIDAVLKESDSKIWHAHPVWFINDNPIVGYSKQKKGIRLMFWSGSSFDEEELSVKGGKFKDASVFYQNSHEINMTLLNRWLKKSREIQWDYKNIIKRKGKLEKI; translated from the coding sequence ATGAGTAAAGATATAGTTCAATACAACAAGGCTCAGACAATTGAGGATTCGGCAATATGCGATTTACTTGCCAATGCCATTGACGCAGTATTGAAAGAATCTGATTCAAAAATATGGCATGCGCATCCTGTTTGGTTCATCAATGACAACCCAATAGTGGGTTATTCCAAACAAAAAAAAGGAATCCGACTCATGTTTTGGAGCGGTTCAAGTTTTGATGAGGAAGAGTTGTCTGTTAAAGGAGGTAAGTTTAAAGATGCATCTGTCTTTTATCAAAACAGTCATGAAATAAATATGACACTATTAAATAGATGGCTAAAAAAATCAAGAGAAATACAGTGGGATTATAAAAATATTATTAAACGAAAAGGAAAACTCGAAAAAATATAA
- a CDS encoding PH domain-containing protein produces the protein MQQQLAQIAIVVDDYDKAIAFYTQKLQFELIEDTQLSETKRWVKVKPRGKGYCSLLLAKAANEEQSSRIGNQTGGRVFLFLHTDNFQRDYQNLLDNNITIIREPCKESYGTVAVFQDIFGNLWDLIEPISFTNQTIAISEVPQYANSLLQPVEFTYKKVLYIGWSVFFVIAIAIAIPLFFWIDALQKNWIIFGTIGVIVLWLFIIIGLIEIGFKNLAWALREKDIICRKGWIFQDTHIIPFGKVQNCVIQTGPIGRKFGLASIKLMTAASHLGDISIHGLKKETAEKLKDWMMDKMKKNESN, from the coding sequence ATGCAACAACAGCTAGCACAGATTGCTATTGTTGTGGATGATTACGATAAAGCAATCGCTTTTTACACTCAAAAACTTCAATTTGAATTAATTGAAGACACCCAATTAAGCGAAACGAAAAGATGGGTAAAAGTAAAGCCAAGAGGTAAAGGATATTGCAGTTTGTTATTGGCTAAAGCGGCCAACGAAGAACAAAGTTCCAGAATTGGTAACCAGACAGGAGGCAGAGTATTTCTTTTTTTACATACAGACAATTTTCAGCGAGACTATCAGAACTTATTGGATAACAATATAACCATCATTCGAGAGCCTTGCAAAGAATCCTATGGAACAGTTGCCGTATTTCAGGATATTTTCGGAAATCTCTGGGACTTAATAGAGCCCATATCTTTCACCAACCAAACGATTGCTATAAGCGAAGTTCCGCAGTATGCTAACTCTTTGCTTCAGCCTGTTGAATTTACCTACAAGAAAGTACTTTACATTGGATGGTCTGTATTTTTTGTCATTGCAATTGCAATCGCAATACCCCTGTTTTTTTGGATAGATGCATTACAAAAAAACTGGATTATTTTTGGTACTATAGGCGTCATTGTGCTTTGGCTATTTATCATAATTGGATTGATTGAAATCGGTTTTAAAAATCTTGCATGGGCGCTTCGAGAAAAAGATATCATCTGTAGAAAAGGTTGGATTTTTCAGGACACGCATATTATCCCCTTTGGAAAAGTTCAAAATTGTGTTATACAAACGGGCCCCATCGGCAGAAAATTTGGTTTGGCTTCTATTAAATTAATGACTGCTGCTAGCCATCTGGGAGACATCAGTATTCACGGTCTTAAAAAGGAAACAGCGGAAAAACTTAAAGATTGGATGATGGATAAAATGAAAAAAAATGAGTCGAATTAA
- a CDS encoding PH domain-containing protein produces MSRIKTDWTQPQKLSLVALLFIILKTLRESWVLIIYFIYRSFSKEDEMTEDRSPRLLYFLLISAGILILFHIQKFILFFKTRVYIADNELVEQTGIFTKKTKTIPIHKIQSVHLVQNYIHRFTNTCTLRIETAGSEKTELEIAAINHHKALDLQELLQEKEALSLAKSSIDKGIRLMGLSNKDLLKLAISENHLKTLSLIFAFSLSRLDDLRQFFGKKTDAIIDEQVNQINFSASNIASLLTIGVIITLAFSIIRVLLRYNDMELTANQKGFQVKWGFLQTQQKMMLQQKVQLISWNSNWLRKILGIRIFRFYMLGENILKDDQYIKLPVLQKQLLSQLGAYYQPVWPSLLERQNRLHSSYAWRPTVLYILPLFIVSSIALYFWKPWVIAFPLMILAYFSIAYKIRQSNFVFWFNEQTIQIQKGIWGEEMILLNFNKVQHIAIETSPYQRKKQLATLVLHTAGLSVTIPYIPLTQANFIADYCLYTIEKNPS; encoded by the coding sequence ATGAGTCGAATTAAAACCGATTGGACCCAACCCCAAAAGCTTTCGCTGGTTGCTTTACTATTCATTATTTTAAAAACATTAAGAGAGAGCTGGGTATTAATCATCTATTTTATTTATCGTAGCTTTTCTAAAGAGGATGAAATGACTGAAGATCGTTCTCCCAGACTTCTTTATTTTCTATTAATTTCAGCTGGGATTCTCATTCTATTTCATATTCAAAAATTCATTCTCTTCTTTAAGACCCGAGTATATATTGCAGATAATGAACTAGTTGAGCAAACAGGAATTTTTACCAAAAAAACAAAGACTATTCCAATTCATAAAATTCAATCGGTTCATCTCGTTCAAAATTATATTCATCGATTCACTAATACTTGTACCTTAAGAATTGAGACTGCAGGAAGTGAAAAGACTGAATTAGAAATCGCAGCGATTAACCACCATAAAGCCTTGGATTTGCAAGAGCTGCTGCAAGAAAAAGAAGCTTTATCACTTGCGAAATCATCCATTGATAAAGGAATTCGGTTGATGGGGCTCAGCAACAAAGACTTATTGAAACTCGCTATTTCAGAAAACCATCTCAAAACCCTTTCTTTAATTTTTGCATTTTCCCTGTCTCGGCTAGATGATCTTAGACAATTTTTCGGCAAAAAAACAGATGCTATTATTGATGAGCAAGTAAATCAAATCAATTTCAGCGCAAGCAATATCGCCAGCTTACTTACAATAGGTGTAATTATTACACTTGCCTTCTCAATCATTCGGGTCTTGCTCCGATACAATGATATGGAGTTAACAGCCAACCAAAAAGGTTTTCAGGTAAAATGGGGGTTCCTGCAAACCCAGCAGAAAATGATGCTACAGCAGAAAGTCCAATTGATTAGCTGGAATAGTAATTGGTTACGTAAGATTTTAGGCATCCGCATTTTCAGATTCTATATGCTGGGTGAAAATATCTTGAAAGATGATCAATATATTAAGCTTCCTGTATTACAAAAACAATTATTGAGCCAGTTGGGGGCTTATTATCAGCCAGTCTGGCCGTCCCTTTTAGAAAGGCAAAATAGACTTCATTCGTCGTATGCATGGCGCCCTACTGTGCTCTATATTTTACCATTGTTTATAGTTTCGTCAATTGCTTTATATTTCTGGAAACCTTGGGTAATTGCTTTCCCATTAATGATACTTGCTTATTTTTCCATTGCATACAAAATCCGTCAATCTAATTTTGTTTTTTGGTTTAATGAACAAACCATACAGATACAAAAAGGTATTTGGGGTGAAGAGATGATCTTGTTAAACTTTAACAAGGTTCAACATATTGCCATAGAAACCAGCCCTTACCAACGTAAGAAACAATTAGCTACATTGGTGCTACATACAGCTGGATTAAGTGTAACAATACCTTATATCCCTTTGACACAAGCAAATTTTATTGCTGACTATTGTCTTTATACAATTGAAAAAAATCCATCCTAA
- a CDS encoding avidin/streptavidin family protein, whose amino-acid sequence MSINNSWVNEYHSLLQLKQDPTTGMLSGLYSSTTGGIGTYDVVGWASLHEPTEQAGQPMAISVLWRSDDGGKSDPSHEVSAMAGQVINMDNKLQLSLVHIFVETDPNSAKIEAGFYPDKLIFLPKESTPSLSSNIGPANPDDRIEGVNVEGIWLNDNDSSELQSLQIVQSDIHSCTINGFLKYKDGSQFALIGFTDNYATNSKLSKQSIGFSSYIDNVGSRTCISFAGYFEIDTGKLYLNSLHANATSNDANYTQVRMDFFQLYKDNSQQ is encoded by the coding sequence ATGAGTATCAATAATTCTTGGGTAAATGAATATCACTCATTACTCCAATTGAAACAAGATCCTACAACTGGAATGTTGTCTGGATTGTATAGTTCTACTACAGGGGGGATAGGAACTTATGATGTAGTAGGATGGGCGTCTTTGCATGAACCAACAGAGCAAGCAGGTCAGCCTATGGCTATTTCTGTGTTATGGAGATCAGATGACGGAGGCAAGTCTGATCCAAGTCATGAAGTATCTGCTATGGCAGGACAAGTAATCAATATGGATAATAAGCTTCAACTATCCTTGGTCCATATTTTTGTGGAAACAGATCCCAATAGTGCCAAAATAGAAGCTGGATTTTATCCAGATAAATTAATTTTTTTACCTAAAGAATCAACTCCTAGTTTGTCAAGTAATATTGGTCCTGCAAATCCAGATGATAGGATAGAAGGTGTAAATGTAGAGGGGATTTGGCTAAATGATAATGACAGCTCTGAATTACAATCATTACAAATTGTACAATCCGATATTCATAGTTGTACTATCAATGGCTTTTTAAAATACAAAGATGGAAGTCAATTTGCATTGATTGGATTTACAGATAATTATGCAACAAACAGTAAACTTTCAAAACAGTCCATTGGATTTTCATCTTATATTGACAACGTTGGAAGCAGAACCTGTATTAGTTTTGCTGGATACTTTGAAATTGACACAGGTAAATTATACCTCAATTCATTACATGCAAATGCAACTTCAAATGACGCCAATTATACACAAGTTAGGATGGATTTTTTTCAATTGTATAAAGACAATAGTCAGCAATAA
- a CDS encoding pepsin-like aspartic protease: protein MKPKPPKYIIEPISKEKCIKIALKRPEFEPDNGATAWYTEDIGIGTPSQYQCKFMIDTGTKNTWVSSTACTTDACKPHQKFDSKLSSSFSNNVPASKIDFGAWGSMSVLFSSDYFHLTNQAKLKVNFDVSIEYNGKQFEELIPDGGVGIPAHYPTVNPSSTLLLPALKENGDIQNSIVSFWYNRKKLQGEVLMGGIDFDKIDPDSLNIISLIEFPSDQECWLINLQSLDGIFPDGNTERILSNVAFALDTGSSQFKGDADFINHCKSVITSNGKFPEKIQSPQRIQDFAYPTLQLTINGVIYPLQPEQYFIQVSPTEWHLAFQFLADCENEFLVGTTFLETVHSTFDFDNKYIILANPKFDL from the coding sequence ATGAAGCCTAAACCTCCTAAATATATAATAGAACCCATATCAAAAGAGAAATGTATAAAAATAGCCCTGAAAAGACCTGAGTTTGAACCTGATAATGGTGCAACGGCTTGGTATACCGAGGATATTGGCATTGGTACACCTTCACAATATCAATGTAAGTTCATGATTGATACTGGAACCAAAAATACTTGGGTAAGTTCAACTGCTTGTACAACTGACGCCTGTAAGCCACATCAAAAATTTGATTCTAAGCTTTCTAGCAGTTTTTCCAATAACGTACCTGCAAGCAAGATTGATTTTGGAGCATGGGGTTCTATGTCTGTATTATTCAGTAGTGATTATTTTCATCTAACCAATCAAGCCAAACTGAAGGTAAATTTTGATGTAAGCATTGAATACAATGGTAAACAGTTTGAGGAATTGATTCCAGATGGAGGAGTAGGCATTCCCGCTCATTATCCAACTGTCAATCCCAGTTCAACTTTACTTTTACCCGCTTTAAAGGAAAATGGGGATATCCAAAATAGTATTGTTTCCTTTTGGTATAACCGCAAAAAATTACAAGGAGAAGTTTTAATGGGAGGTATAGATTTTGATAAAATTGACCCCGATAGTCTAAATATCATTAGTCTAATTGAATTTCCATCAGATCAAGAATGTTGGTTAATTAATTTGCAATCCCTAGATGGTATTTTCCCTGATGGGAATACAGAACGTATTCTTTCTAATGTAGCTTTTGCACTAGACACTGGATCTTCTCAATTTAAAGGTGATGCTGACTTTATTAATCACTGTAAATCGGTGATTACATCTAATGGAAAATTTCCTGAAAAAATCCAAAGCCCTCAACGTATACAAGATTTTGCATATCCAACCTTACAGTTAACTATTAATGGTGTAATATATCCTTTACAACCAGAACAGTATTTTATACAGGTTTCGCCAACAGAATGGCATCTGGCGTTTCAATTTTTAGCTGATTGTGAAAATGAATTTTTAGTGGGTACTACCTTTCTGGAAACGGTACATTCCACATTTGATTTTGATAATAAATATATTATTCTGGCTAATCCCAAATTTGACCTATGA
- a CDS encoding ATP-binding protein produces MRLHPVLIVIVSILTVSCLSGCQAKKEYAVQLTKGWEIAIADSSSTLIVTKDLLFKPLLQISDLTAADSVGGFVVLRKRFDLRDSMPSLNLGLMLGRIVKADITYLNGSYLGSTGNFPPNKTNPWNINRNYPIPNELIKRKGNELLVKIYFEPGRGGIFDAPIIANRKYLENLSRLRTFYYVDTYKISAVISFLASIIFLPIFFKRGIDKKFLYYTIAIFLFAIWSLYHFIWSLPFLSDISFFDSVLFQKILWIALFLFSFFNALFLYEFLNRHKYVIHLKIVKSLMFLTTLGIIIAWSPQSLESIRKLAFLGSLVLVVLTAYWTVTAIKDKVQYAKSVFVVYTIFTGLSITDVLIDIFNLYLPYFAPIAVPLYLTGLGLIIINQYVDANYEIEQLTVTLDQKNVEIEAKNIDLTKLDKLKDQFLANTSHELRTPLNGIIGIAESLIDGATGQLKQSTIYNLDMIVHSGKRLTSLIGDILDFSQIKNDKFTLYKGAVYLNKITDQVILLTKPLWSVKPLQLVNEISSDLPPAFADDRRVEQIMFNLIGNAIKFTENGEIAVRAKLAGEWIEVAVSDTGIGIPKDKFKDIFNSFEQVETSSDDRQYQGTGLGLSITKKLIELHGGTIMVSSEIGVGSTFTFTLPKGIETLSASTSEEREITRVKESDITEEEIIETEMLQEQIYTVLVIDDEPINLQVLSNHLKTNNYKVKTALSGEEALRLIHNEGEPNLIILDVMMPKMSGFEVCRKIRDEYPLSNMPVILLTAKDRISDLTEGFNSGANDYLVKPFSKRELLTRIKTHLSLSLINKAYSRFVPNEFLNLLNRDSIIDIKLGDQQQYEMTVLFSDIRDFTSLSEKMSPKENFDFLNGYLEQIGPIIRSHNGFIDKYIGDAIMALFPSGPDDAIKAAISICQYLEAYNKNRIIDAKPPINIGFGIHTGSMILGTIGELERMESTVISDAVNLGSRLEGLTKIYGVSILASEYSIQKLKHAESFHYRIIDRVRVKGKEQVVSIAEIFDGDSQETLELKQKSKLFFEKGVSAYELNDYKQATYLFEQVCQIYPEDGPTLFYLEKLKKYEA; encoded by the coding sequence ATGAGATTACACCCCGTCTTAATTGTTATTGTTTCTATTTTAACTGTAAGCTGTCTTTCAGGCTGTCAGGCTAAAAAAGAGTATGCTGTTCAATTAACAAAAGGGTGGGAAATTGCTATAGCAGATAGTAGTTCAACTTTAATTGTAACAAAAGATTTGCTATTCAAACCACTTTTACAAATATCCGACTTAACAGCTGCAGATTCTGTAGGTGGATTTGTTGTTCTTAGAAAGCGTTTTGATTTAAGAGACTCGATGCCATCATTGAATCTTGGCTTAATGTTGGGCAGAATTGTAAAGGCAGACATTACTTATTTGAATGGTAGCTATTTAGGAAGCACCGGCAATTTTCCACCCAATAAAACAAACCCTTGGAATATTAATAGAAACTATCCGATTCCCAATGAATTGATAAAAAGAAAAGGGAACGAATTACTGGTAAAAATATATTTTGAACCTGGCAGAGGTGGTATTTTTGATGCCCCTATTATAGCCAACCGAAAATACCTTGAGAATTTATCTAGACTGAGAACTTTCTATTACGTTGATACATACAAAATTTCAGCAGTCATCAGTTTTCTTGCTTCCATCATCTTTTTACCCATATTTTTCAAACGTGGTATAGATAAAAAATTTCTTTATTATACAATCGCGATCTTCTTATTCGCAATTTGGAGTCTTTATCACTTTATTTGGTCTCTGCCTTTTTTGTCGGATATTTCTTTTTTTGATTCGGTTCTTTTTCAAAAAATACTTTGGATAGCATTGTTTTTGTTCAGTTTTTTTAACGCTTTGTTTTTGTACGAATTTTTAAATCGGCATAAATATGTAATTCATCTGAAAATAGTAAAGTCGTTAATGTTTTTAACAACCTTAGGTATTATCATTGCTTGGTCGCCACAGTCACTTGAAAGTATTCGAAAACTTGCCTTTCTGGGTTCGCTTGTTCTTGTTGTTCTTACTGCGTATTGGACGGTTACTGCTATTAAAGACAAGGTTCAATATGCTAAAAGTGTTTTTGTTGTTTACACAATTTTCACAGGCCTTTCTATTACGGATGTATTAATTGATATTTTTAATCTTTACTTACCATATTTTGCACCAATTGCCGTTCCACTTTATTTAACCGGTTTGGGCCTAATTATTATCAATCAATATGTAGATGCCAACTATGAAATTGAACAATTGACTGTAACGTTAGATCAGAAAAACGTAGAAATAGAAGCTAAAAATATTGATCTTACTAAATTGGATAAATTGAAAGATCAATTTTTAGCCAATACATCGCATGAACTTAGAACTCCTCTAAACGGCATTATTGGGATTGCCGAATCACTAATTGATGGCGCAACAGGTCAACTGAAACAATCTACCATATATAATCTAGATATGATTGTGCACAGTGGAAAAAGACTTACTTCACTAATTGGCGATATACTTGATTTTTCGCAAATAAAGAATGACAAGTTTACGCTGTATAAAGGAGCCGTTTATTTGAACAAAATAACAGACCAGGTTATACTATTGACCAAACCATTGTGGAGTGTAAAACCACTCCAGTTAGTTAACGAAATTTCTTCGGATCTACCACCAGCATTTGCAGATGATAGAAGAGTGGAACAAATTATGTTTAATTTGATTGGTAACGCAATTAAGTTTACTGAAAATGGAGAAATAGCAGTTCGGGCAAAGTTGGCAGGCGAGTGGATAGAAGTGGCTGTATCTGATACGGGTATTGGAATACCAAAGGATAAATTCAAAGACATATTTAACAGTTTTGAACAAGTTGAAACTTCATCTGATGATCGACAATATCAAGGTACAGGCTTAGGACTTTCCATCACAAAAAAACTAATAGAGTTGCACGGCGGAACAATAATGGTTTCCTCTGAAATAGGGGTGGGGTCTACTTTTACTTTTACTTTGCCCAAAGGGATTGAGACCTTATCCGCTTCAACAAGTGAAGAACGAGAAATAACAAGAGTTAAGGAGTCGGATATTACAGAAGAAGAAATTATAGAAACTGAAATGCTTCAAGAGCAGATCTATACGGTTTTAGTTATTGATGACGAACCCATAAATCTTCAGGTTTTATCTAATCACTTAAAAACAAATAATTACAAGGTTAAAACAGCATTGAGTGGAGAGGAGGCTTTAAGACTAATTCACAACGAGGGCGAACCGAATTTGATAATTCTTGATGTTATGATGCCGAAAATGTCTGGCTTTGAAGTTTGTAGAAAAATTAGAGATGAGTACCCATTGAGCAATATGCCTGTTATCCTTCTAACTGCAAAAGACCGTATTTCCGACCTTACAGAAGGATTTAATTCAGGTGCCAATGATTATCTCGTTAAGCCATTTTCGAAACGTGAACTATTAACAAGAATTAAAACACATCTCAGCCTTTCATTAATTAATAAAGCGTATAGTCGATTTGTTCCAAATGAATTTTTAAATTTATTAAACAGAGATAGTATTATAGATATTAAACTGGGTGATCAACAACAATATGAAATGACTGTCCTGTTTTCAGACATTAGAGATTTTACTAGTTTGTCTGAAAAAATGTCTCCTAAAGAAAATTTTGACTTTTTAAATGGCTATCTGGAACAAATTGGCCCAATTATCAGGAGCCATAACGGTTTTATTGATAAATATATTGGGGATGCAATTATGGCATTATTTCCCAGTGGCCCGGACGATGCAATTAAGGCTGCTATTTCTATTTGCCAATACCTAGAAGCCTATAACAAGAATCGAATCATAGATGCTAAGCCACCAATCAATATAGGTTTTGGAATTCATACTGGTTCAATGATATTAGGAACTATTGGAGAATTAGAGCGAATGGAAAGTACGGTTATTTCGGATGCTGTGAACTTGGGTTCCAGACTTGAAGGGTTAACTAAAATATATGGAGTTTCTATTCTGGCAAGTGAATATTCCATACAAAAATTAAAACATGCAGAAAGCTTCCATTATCGCATTATAGATCGAGTAAGGGTTAAAGGGAAAGAGCAAGTAGTTTCTATTGCAGAAATATTTGATGGAGACAGCCAAGAAACATTAGAATTAAAACAAAAGAGCAAGCTGTTTTTTGAGAAAGGAGTTTCGGCTTATGAATTAAATGATTATAAACAAGCCACATATTTGTTCGAGCAAGTTTGCCAGATTTATCCAGAAGATGGTCCCACACTTTTTTATTTAGAAAAACTTAAAAAATATGAAGCCTAA
- a CDS encoding DUF2130 domain-containing protein, whose product MSSFIITCPNCNHQFEPGDTMREEIEKELRGKMIDWQKKKEIETAEILEAEKKRLHAEMQDSVKKSLAADYENQLKLLQQKAAESEEKLRESRKKELEFLQKEQALKAKEEEIQITIQRQLLEERAKLKEQLQKEEADKISLKEQEYQLRTKELEKQIEDQKKLVEEMRRKQEQGSMQLQGEVQELMLEEMLQSTFPFDKIEEVGKGVRGADCIQIVRNQFGNESGKIIYESKRTKDFSNEWIEKLKKDMRSFGADVAVIVTQTFPKDMDRFGEKDGVYICTFSEVRSVALLLRNALLKIADARKSQENKGDKMVMLYDYLTGTEFSEQWKAIREGFMTMRQSIQRERDTMEKLWKAREKQLEKVLLNAAHIQGSVEGIAGADAVNLNLLEDNDSLLIE is encoded by the coding sequence ATGTCCAGTTTTATTATAACCTGCCCTAATTGCAACCACCAATTTGAACCGGGTGACACCATGCGTGAAGAAATTGAGAAAGAATTAAGAGGAAAAATGATTGATTGGCAGAAGAAAAAAGAAATTGAAACTGCTGAAATACTGGAAGCCGAGAAAAAGCGATTACACGCAGAAATGCAGGATTCAGTTAAAAAATCCCTAGCTGCTGACTATGAAAATCAATTGAAACTCCTACAACAAAAAGCAGCAGAATCTGAAGAAAAACTAAGAGAATCGAGGAAAAAGGAATTAGAATTTTTACAAAAGGAACAAGCCTTAAAAGCCAAAGAAGAAGAAATTCAAATTACCATTCAGCGTCAGTTGCTAGAAGAAAGAGCCAAACTAAAAGAACAATTACAAAAGGAAGAAGCAGATAAGATCAGTTTGAAAGAACAAGAATACCAATTAAGAACTAAGGAACTGGAAAAGCAGATTGAAGACCAGAAAAAACTGGTTGAAGAAATGCGCAGAAAACAGGAACAGGGCAGTATGCAATTGCAAGGAGAAGTGCAAGAGTTGATGCTGGAAGAAATGCTTCAATCTACTTTCCCTTTTGATAAAATTGAAGAAGTTGGTAAAGGCGTGCGGGGTGCAGATTGTATTCAAATTGTACGAAACCAGTTTGGTAATGAATCTGGAAAAATCATTTACGAAAGTAAGCGTACGAAGGACTTCTCAAATGAGTGGATAGAGAAATTAAAAAAAGATATGCGCAGTTTTGGCGCTGATGTGGCTGTTATTGTTACCCAGACTTTTCCAAAAGATATGGACCGGTTCGGAGAAAAGGACGGCGTATACATTTGTACATTTTCGGAAGTCAGATCCGTTGCACTTTTACTTAGAAATGCCTTATTAAAAATTGCAGATGCCAGAAAAAGCCAGGAAAATAAAGGAGACAAAATGGTCATGTTGTACGACTATTTAACCGGCACTGAATTCAGTGAACAGTGGAAAGCTATTCGGGAAGGTTTTATGACCATGCGTCAGAGTATTCAAAGGGAAAGAGACACCATGGAGAAACTTTGGAAAGCACGGGAAAAACAGTTGGAAAAAGTATTATTGAATGCTGCGCATATACAAGGCTCTGTTGAAGGAATAGCGGGCGCGGATGCGGTTAATCTTAATTTGTTGGAAGACAATGACTCCTTGCTAATTGAATAA
- a CDS encoding 4'-phosphopantetheinyl transferase family protein, whose amino-acid sequence MPLHYQHNINDFTRLAVWKIEEPEEFFLQKVPLQQSVSHPHKRLQHLAGRYLLPFLFPDFPSELIQIADTRKPYLPNESYHFSISHCGDYAAAIVSSNCRVGIDVELVTYRVDKIRHKFLHPTELSEWNIEGLETVERFRTLTLLWSAKEAMFKWWGRGDIDFSECMQVKRKELQAAGNLDALFQKGDFTTALDLNYQLTDELSLVWLFKD is encoded by the coding sequence GTGCCGCTGCATTATCAACATAATATCAACGATTTTACCCGGTTGGCCGTCTGGAAGATTGAAGAGCCGGAGGAATTTTTCTTGCAAAAAGTACCTCTACAACAGTCAGTTTCCCATCCTCACAAACGTTTGCAGCACCTGGCAGGAAGATATCTGTTACCTTTTTTATTTCCTGATTTTCCTTCAGAATTGATTCAAATTGCGGATACCCGTAAGCCTTATTTGCCAAACGAAAGCTATCATTTCTCCATTTCGCATTGCGGGGATTATGCTGCAGCCATTGTTAGTTCCAATTGCAGGGTGGGAATTGATGTAGAACTGGTTACCTATAGAGTTGATAAAATCAGGCACAAATTTTTGCATCCCACAGAATTGTCAGAATGGAATATTGAGGGATTGGAAACTGTTGAAAGATTCAGAACGCTCACCCTTCTGTGGAGTGCCAAAGAAGCGATGTTCAAATGGTGGGGCAGGGGGGATATAGATTTCAGTGAATGTATGCAGGTTAAGAGAAAGGAGTTACAAGCGGCTGGAAATTTAGATGCCTTATTTCAAAAAGGTGATTTTACTACAGCACTTGATTTGAACTATCAATTAACAGATGAACTGAGTCTGGTTTGGCTGTTTAAAGACTAA
- the dcd gene encoding dCTP deaminase: MILSDLRILEEIAKGTIIIEPYNRADLGSNSYDVHLGKWLATYTDEVLDAKKHNTITYFEIPEEGYVLQPSGFYLGVTEEYTETHAHVPFLEGKSSTGRLGIDIHATAGKGDVGFCGNWTLEISCKQPVRVYRGMPIGQLIYFPVDGEIGVKYNQKGNAKYSGQPNKPIESMMWKNKF; this comes from the coding sequence ATGATTTTAAGCGACTTACGTATACTGGAGGAAATAGCCAAAGGAACCATCATTATTGAACCTTATAATCGTGCGGATCTGGGTAGCAATAGTTATGATGTTCATCTAGGCAAATGGTTGGCCACCTATACAGATGAAGTACTGGATGCCAAAAAGCACAACACCATTACGTATTTCGAGATTCCCGAAGAAGGATATGTTTTGCAGCCCAGTGGTTTTTATCTGGGTGTAACAGAAGAGTATACAGAAACCCATGCACATGTCCCCTTTTTAGAAGGCAAGTCTTCTACAGGTAGATTGGGTATTGATATACATGCCACTGCCGGTAAGGGTGATGTTGGATTCTGCGGAAACTGGACATTGGAAATTTCCTGTAAGCAACCAGTTCGCGTTTACAGAGGTATGCCAATTGGGCAATTGATTTATTTCCCGGTTGATGGCGAAATAGGTGTCAAATACAATCAGAAAGGCAATGCCAAATACAGTGGCCAACCGAACAAGCCAATCGAAAGCATGATGTGGAAGAACAAATTTTAA
- a CDS encoding TspO/MBR family protein — MSITRIQKLIISIVATVGIGSLGGIFTISEIPNWYAGLNKPSFNPPNWLFGPVWTSLYTMMGVSFYLIWKQPANETRKKAIQLFMIQFVLNFFWSIIFFSIHAIGSALIEIIVMWIFILLTIIQFSKLSKIAAWLLVPYIAWVSFATILTASIWKLN; from the coding sequence ATGAGTATAACTAGAATACAGAAATTAATTATTTCCATAGTAGCAACTGTAGGAATAGGATCCCTGGGCGGAATATTTACCATCTCGGAAATACCGAATTGGTATGCGGGTTTAAACAAACCTTCTTTCAATCCCCCCAATTGGTTATTTGGTCCAGTCTGGACTAGCTTATACACCATGATGGGCGTTTCTTTTTATTTAATCTGGAAACAGCCTGCAAATGAAACCAGAAAAAAAGCCATTCAGCTTTTTATGATTCAATTTGTACTAAATTTTTTCTGGTCAATTATTTTCTTTTCTATACATGCGATTGGATCGGCATTAATTGAAATCATTGTTATGTGGATTTTTATATTGTTAACCATCATACAATTCAGTAAGCTTTCAAAAATAGCCGCATGGTTGCTGGTGCCCTATATTGCCTGGGTTAGTTTTGCCACTATTCTTACTGCAAGTATCTGGAAGCTCAATTAA